The sequence below is a genomic window from Clostridium putrefaciens.
AAACATACGCCCACTCCCTTAGCTAGTTAAATGCTACTGGCAATAGTCCAATCAAAAATATCAAGATTATCATTCCTAATAAAAATTTTCCTATCTTTTCTCTAGTTTTAATTTTCATATTAGCCTCCTATTTTTTTATAATAGAATATAAATTTAGGACCTTTTTATTTTCATAAAATTCTATTATAAAATCTCCTCGTTTTAAATCATCATTTACTTTTATAATAATAGATTTTGATTCAATTCTATCTTTCATTTTGTTAAAATACACCTTTTTATTAGCATAAAGTTTAGATAAATCTTTATTTGGTACTTGTATTGTCACCTCTGATTTAACTTCTTTTATAATTTCATATATAATATCATTCCATATATCACTCTCCACTAATTCTCTAAATGCAGGGTGAAATGGACCTGCTACAATATCTTTACCCTTATTTATATTTTCTGTAGGTTGAAGTCCTATCCTTATAACATTTATATCATTTTCTATAAGCATCATATAAATTGTTTTAGATACCTCTATTGCCTCTTCTAATGTATATGGTTTATACACTCCTTTATTGTACATAAGTTCCATAGGAGTGTCTTTAATTACAAGAGAGGGGTATATCCTGCAAATGTCAGGTCCCATATCTATAATCTTTTTAGTAGTTTCTATATCCTTTTTAAAATTATCCGTAGGCAATCCTAACATTATTTGATGTCCTAATGTAAATCCATAATCTTTTATAAGTTTAGAAGCTTTAATAGCATCTTCTTCACTATGGCCTCTTCCCGAACCTTTTAAGACTTCTGCATCTAAAGATTGTATACCAAGTTCAATTATATCTACAGAGTAATCTTTTAATGTATTTAATATTTCTACATCTATATAATCCGGCCTAGTTGATAGTCTTATTTTAGATATAAGTTTAGATTCCTTATATTTTTTTGCTACACTTAAAAGTTCCCTTTGTTTTTCTACAGGTATTGCTGTAAAAGTTCCTCCAAAAAACGACACCTCTATAGTAGCCTCTTTGTTATTTATAGTTAATAGATATTCATCTATAGTATTCTTTACCAACTCCGCATTTACCTTTTCTTGTTCCCCAGTTATCTTATCTTGGTTGCAAAATACGCAGTTATGTGGACATCCTTCATGAGGAACAAATATAGGTATAATATAATAATCTTTACTCATGTATTTCCTCCAATTTTAATAATGCTTCTTTAGCAGAGCTTTGTTCTGATTCCTTCTTACTATATCCATCGCCTTCACCCATGACCTTATTATTAATTACTACCTTAGTATAAAACTTTCGTCTATGAGGAGGTCCTTCATATTTTACTAGTTCATAATCAATTTCAATTTCTCCATCCTTTTGAAGTTTTTCTTGAAGAGCAGTTTTATAATCTAGTACTATTTCTTGATTAATTGCCTTATTTATAATTTCTTCAAAGTTCTTTAGTATAAAGTCTGTAACGTAATCTATACCCTTATCTAAGTATACTGCTGCTATTACAGCTTCTACGCAATCTGCTTGGATTGAAACTCTATCACGCCCACCTGTAAGCTCTTCCCCGCGACTCATACGCATGTGCCTCCCAATGCCCCACATTAATGCAATTTCATATAAAGAGTTCTCACATACAATAAGTGACCTTAGCTTTGTTAAATCACCTTCGCTTTTTTGCTTATAATTATTAAAAAGGTATTCTGTTATGCATAATTGAAGCACAGAATCACCTAAAAATTCTAATCTTTCATTGTATTCTACGTTCTTGAACTGATTAGCATAGGAACTATGCGTTATAGCTGTTAATAAATATTCTTTGTGGTTAAATATTGTATCGATTTGATTTTCTATGTTTTTTATGTTTTCAATGTAATTTTTCATTTTTCCAACTCCTTAAAGAAGTTTATTCTTCAATCTACTAATTCTTTGCAAACTCAAGAATAAACTTTATTTTTTTGATAAATAAAGCCCCGATATACGGGACTCTACACTATTCTTCAATATGCTCTTTTATATAATCAACCACATCTTTAACTGTAACCATCTTTTCTGCATCTTCATCTGCCATCTCTAAGTCAAATTCATCTTCAAGTGCCATTATAAGTTCAACTATATCAAGAGAATCTGCTCCCAAATCTTCTATAAAAGATGATTCCATATTAATCTCATTCTCGTTAACACTTAATTTATCAGCTATAATTGCTTTTATCTGTTCAAATGTCATATTATCACCTCCTAACGAAATTCTATAATTAGATAATATTACATATACTATTCATCGTCAATAGAAAGAACTTATTATTGCAAACTTTCTATTTCATCACTTATTTTTTCTATAATCTTATTATCGTAAAATATAATAGCTTGCTTTATAGCATTCTTAAATGCTTTTCCATCCGAGCTTCCATGGGCTTTTATGCATATACCCTTTACACCTATGAACGCTGCTCCACCATATTCCTTATAATCAAATTTAGTTTTAAATCTTTTGAATACAGGCTTTAATAAAAGTCCGCCAATTTTAGTTCTTGTAGAACTCATTATTTCAGATTTTAAAACATCAAATATACTAGAAGATACACCTTCATACATCTTTAAAATTGTGTTTCCAACAAACCCATCGCATACCACTATATCTGTATTTCCTAGTGGAACGTCTCTAGGTTCTATATTTCCTATGAAATTAATAGATTCATTTTTAAGTAACTTGTAAGTAGCCTTAGTTAATTCATTTCCTTTTTCCTCTTCCTCACCTATATTAACTAATCCTATAGACGGATTATTAATACCCAAAACATTTTCAAAATATATTTTCCCCATATGGGCAAACTGAACAAGATTATTAGGTTTACAATCTACATTAGCTCCACAATCTACCACCATAAACTTTCCATTTTTACCTGGCATTATAGGGGCAAGAGCTGGTCTATCAATACCATTAATACGTCCTACTATAAAAAGAGATCCCGCCATAAAGGCCCCCGTGCTACCCGCAGAAATTATAGCATCCGCTTCATTGTTTTTCACTAAATTTAATGCTTTAACCAAACTAGAATCCTTTTTTCTTCTTATTGCCATTACAGGATGCTCATTAGTGTCTATTACCTCTGTTGCATCAACAACGATAATTTTACTTTTATCATATTCGTATTTAGACAGTTCTTTATTTATTTCTTCTTGTTTTCCTGTAATTATTATCTGTAAGTCTTCGAATTCTTTCAAAGCTTGAATTGAGCCTTCTACAACTATTCTTGGAGAATTATCTCCACCCATTCCATCTACAGCAACTTTCACGGTTAACACGCCCCTTTTAAATTCAGATATAAAGAAAAGAAAGCCCTAAGACTTTCCTTTCCCACATTATTTTGCTTCAGTAGCAACTATTTCTTTTCCCTTGTAAAAACCACAGTTCTTACATACTCTATGTCCAAGTTTCATTTCATGGCATTGTGGACATTCAACAATTCCTGGCGCACTTAATTTAAAAGTTTGCGCTCTCCTTGAGTCTCTTCTACCTTTAGAAAATTTTCTCGCTGGATTTCCCATTTATAACACCTCCTTAATCATCTGAAAACAGTTGTTTTAACTTTGCCAATCTTGGATCAATAATATCTTTATCACAATCACAATTTTGATTGTTTAAATTAGTCCCACAATTTTGGCAAAGACCTTTGCAATCTTCACTACAAAGTTTCTTCATAGGCAATGTTAATATTATACTGTTTTCTACGACTTCAGTAATATCTAAATTATCATTATTTAAAATGATTATATTCTCATCCTCTATTTCTTCATCAAAAGAAAATTTTTCATTCAAATTTAAATTTAGAGGATAATTAAACTTTTCAAGACATCTAGAACATGTAAGTTCTAATTCTGTTTCAACCTTAGCTATTAGAGTTATTACATCCCCACTAGAACTTATATCTCCACTTACTGCTATAGGTCTTACAAAACTTATATCTTCTCCGTCATAACTTATTGTATCTTTATTATAAATAAAAGATACTTCTTTCTTAAAAGACTTGCCTTTGTTTAATTCTATAATTTCTACACTCATAGTTTTAACTTTGAAAGATTACTATAATACTTTAAATCTTTCACTTCTCTCCTTAGTAATTATATTTTGCTTATAACCACAATTTATTATATAAACTTGCCTATTAAAAGTCAAGATATTTCTTACTATTTGTTCAAAAGTTCTTTTGTATCTCTTGCTATCATAAGTTCTTCGTTAGTAGGTATAAGAAAAACTTTAACTTTTGAATCTGCTGAACTTATTTCAGTAACTTTACCTCTTACATTGTTTTTCTCTTTATCTATTTTAACTCCTAAGAATTGTAATCCATCACATATTGATTGTCTTGTTTCTGGTGAGTTTTCACCAAGACCTGCAGTAAATACAAGACAATCAAGTCCATTAATTGATGCTGCATAAGATCCTATTGTTTGCTTAACTCTATAATTAAATACATCTAATGCTAAAACTGCTCTTTCACTACCTTCGCCCACTGCATTTTCAATATCTCTAAAGTCACTGCTTACTCCTGATAATCCTAGAACTCCTGATTTTTTATTTAATATATTGTTAGTTTCTTCTACAGAATAACCAACTTCCTTTATTAAATATGTAACTATTGCAGGGTCTATATCTCCACATCTTGTACCCATGACTATACCTGCAAGTGGAGTGAATCCCATGCTTGTATCAACACATACGCCCTCATTGATAGCTGCAATACTAGCTCCATTACCTAAGTGACAAGTTATCATTTTTATATCTTTTAAATCTTTGTTCATACATTCTGCTGCTACTGCTGAAACATACTTATGTGATGTTCCGTGGAATCCATATTTTCTGATTTTATTCTCTTTATATAGCTCGTATGGCAATGCATACATATATGCTTTTTGAGGCATAGTTTGGTGGAACGCAGTATCAAATACCACTACCATAGGAGTTTGTGGCATAAGTTCCTTACATGCGTTTATTCCAATTATATTTGGTGGGTTATGAAGTGGTGCAAGTTTTGAGCACTCTTCAAGTTCTTTCATAACTGTTTCATCGATAATTACTGACTTAGAATAGTTTTCTCCGCCATGAACAACTCTATGACCTACAGCATTGATTTCATCCATGCTGCTTATAACTCCACTTTCTTTGTTAACTAGTGTATTTAGCACTATACTAATTGCAACTTTATGGTCATTCATAGGCTCTTTAACAATATACTTCTCTCTACCCTCTACCTTTTGTGTTAATATTGATCCCTCAATACCTATTCTTTCAACTAATCCTTGAGCTAAAGATTCCTCATTTGTCATATCAATTAGTTGATATTTTAATGATGAACTTCCACAATTAATAACTAATACTTTCATTTAATTTTCCCCTTTCGTTTTAAACCCTAATAATTTTATTTACTTGTTTGAGCTTGAACCGCAGTTAAAGCCACAACATTTACTATATCCTCAGAGCTACATCCTCTAGACAAATCATTTATAGGCTTTGCAAATCCTTGAGATATTGGTCCTATAGCTTCGGCTCTTCCGAATCTTTGAACTAATTTATATCCTATATTTCCTGATTGTAAATCTGGAAATATAAGTACATTAGCATTTCCTGCAACTTTACTATTTGGAGCCTTTTGATTAGCAACTTTAGGAACTATAGCAGCATCGAGTTGCATCTCTCCATCTATATCTAAGTCAGGCCTTCTATATTTTGCAATTTTTGTAGCATTTCTTACCTTTTCAACTAATTCATGTTCAGCACTTCCCATAGTTGAAAAAGATAACATAGCAACCTTAGGTTCTATTTTACATAAGTTTTTTGCTGTTTCGGCTGTAGCTATAGCTATAGATGCTAATTCATCTGCCGTTGGGTTTGGATTAACCGCACAGTCTGAAAATATTAACATTCCATCATCACCATAATTGCAGTTTGGAACCATCATAATGAAAAAACTAGACACAACAGATACACCAGGTGCTGTTTTTATTATTTGAAGTCCTGGTCTTAAAAGGTCTCCTGTAGTATGTACAGCGCCTGATACCATACCATGAGCATCATTCATCTTAACCATCATTGTACCATAATAAAGTGGATCTTTTACTATTTTCAAGGCCTTTTCTTTAGTCATGCCTTTATTTTTTCTTAATTCATAAAATTCTTCTGCATATTTATCAGTGTTAGACGATGTTTCAGGATCTTCGATTTGTATACCCTCTATGTCTACACCTAGAACCTTTGCTTTTGCTTTTATTATATCACTACTACCAACTAATATAACATCTGCAAGACCTTCTTTATTGATCTTTTCACTAGCGATAAGAGTTCTATCTTCATCGCCTTCTGGAAGTACAATTATTTTTCTATCTGTCTTTGCAGATTTCCATACGTTCTTCATAAACTCCATGTTCATTTCTCCTCTCATTTAATTAAGGCTGCTGTTTTTAATATACTTTTTTATAAACTTGAATAATAAATGCATTTTTTTATAAATCTTTAGTATATTGAATCTTTTTAAATATAGGTTGAAGTTTCAATATGTATTTCTCTATAGTATAATACTATAGATTGAGTTATTTTTAAAGTCTATATTGACTTTAGTTTGATAGTTTTTCATCTTTATTGCAAAATTATTTTATTAATATGACTTTTTATCAATATTTTATTAAACAAAGGAGGTCTTTTTATGAAAGTAGCTGCTATTATCTCTGAGTATAATCCACTACATAACGGCCATAAACTTCACATTGATAAAACTAAAAAAGATTTAAATTGTGATTATCTCATCTCTATAATGAGTGGTAACTTTGTTCAAAGAGGTCTGCCCTCTTATATAGATAAATGGAATAAATCAACGGTGTCTGTTTCAAACGGAATAGACCTTGTTATTGAACTTCCTGTAATTTTTAGTCTTTCATCAGCTGAATTTTTTGCAAAGGGCTCTGCTCAAATATTAAATTCTTTAGGAATAGTTGATTATTTAAGCTTTGGAAGTGAGGTTGGTGATGTTGTTCCCTTAAAGCTTATAGCATCTATACTTTGCAATGAGCCTCATGAGTATAAGTCTTTGCTTAAAGCAAATCTATCTTACGGCCTTGCCTTTGCAAAGGCAAGGTCTATAGCTTTAACTGAATATATTACTAATAATTTTCCAATGTATACTCTAGAATTTATAACAAAGCTTTTAAGTTCTTCAAACAATATATTAGCCATAGAATATTTAAAAGCTTTATATTTATTAAATAGTACTATAGAGCCCTTTACTATAAAAAGACTTGGTTCAAATTACAATGACGAAGGTTTAAACGAGAGTTTTTCTAGTGCAACTTCAATAAGAAATCATCTTGAAACTTCAGATGATTTAACATTACTTAAAAATCATCTTCCAAAGTCTTCATACACCCTTATAGAAAGTTTAATTAAAACTAATTATACATTTCCAAAATTAGAAGGAATGTTTCCATTTATAAAATATAAAGCCTTAACAGATAACAACTCCTTAAATAAAATTCCAGAAGCTTCTGAAGGGTTGCACAATAAAATATACAAAAGTTTATGGGATAGCTCTAGCTACGAAGAATCTTTTTCTAAAATAAAAAGTAAAAGATATGCGTCTACAAGAATAAATCGGTTATTGTGCCAGTATTTCATTGGATTTGAAGATTACTCTATTGATATTTTAAGAAGAAGTGAACCAAGTTATATACGTGTTTTAGCTTTTAATCATAAGGGAGCCGAACTTTTAAAAAGGATTAAAAACACTTCATCCCTTCAAATATATACAAAACTCCCTAAAACTTTGTCTCCAATGCTACAATTAGATTTGCAAAGCACTAGGGCTTATAGTGTGTTAAATCCTTCTATACGGTACAATGAAGATTATTTAAAAAGTCCTATAATAATTAAATAAACATATTTATTTTGTTAATATTCCTTCACATCTTTCAATATACTTTTTAGTATAGTGAGTATCAATATATCTATACCGTTTCAATACTTTTGTTTATTGGAGGAATAATTTTGAAACTTCTTTTGTTTATAACCATAATTTTGATCGTTATCTTATTATTTTACTTATTAAAATCTAATAGAGTAAATGTTTTGATGACAATAGTACTAACTTATTTCATAATTAGCTTTATTTTAAATCCAACTTTATGTATAGAATCTTCTATAAATGGTGCCAAGTTATTTTTCACATCTTTATTTCCATCTTTATTCCCATTTATAATTATAACTAATATTTTAGTGGCCTACGATGGAGTAAATATTTATTCAAAATTCCTTGGACCCTTAATCTCGAGGCCGCTAGGGTTACCTAGTGAAGCTAGCTTTCCCTTAATCGTTAGTATGTTATGCGGTTACCCTTTAGGTGCAAAATACAGCTGTGAATTATACGATTCAGGAAATATAAATTCATCAGAGTTTTCTAAATTAATAAGTATAGCTTCCAATTCTAGCCCTCTTTTTTTAATAGGTTCTGTAGGCACCTCTATGGTTGGAAATACAAGGGTTGGTTACTTATTACTTTTTTCTAATTATATGTCCTGCATATTTATGGCTATTATTTTAAAACATAAATATAAAGAACCTACATCTAAATTTAAATTTAAAACTATTAAGATGAGTAAACATAACAATTTAGGAACGGTGCTTAAATCATCTATAGAAAATGCAATAACCACAACCCTTAACATAGGATCTTACGTGGTAATGTTTTCTGTTATTTTAGCTATAATAAAAAACAATGTTGTTTTCAACATTGTTTTAAATAAAATATATATGATTTCCTCTTTATCAAAAGACTCTTTAAGTGGAATTATTTTAGGGTTAATAGAAGTTACAAACGGTTGTTACCTTATATCTAAAGGTGATATAAATTATGTTTTAGGCTTATGCTTTATTAGTTTCTTATGTGCCTTTAGCGGACTTGCAATAATAGCGCAAATTCACTCTTTTACACATAAATACAAAGAAATTTCAATAATTAAATACGTTATAAGAAAAGCAATTCAAGGTATAATAAGTTTCATCATAACTTTTGTATCCTTATTATTTTTAAATCATAAAACCCTGTTTACTTTTTCAAATAAAACTCCCTTAACTATAAGTTTTAAAAGCTATATACCTATTTTATTATTACTCTTTATTTATTTTTCACACTATGTTTCAAAAAAGTTATTTGATGTTTCTTAATTCCTTTATATTTTCTCTTATTGTAGATGAGTTTTGTGATAAATCTTCAGACAAGATTTTCATAAAACCCTCTACATCTTTTTTTATGTTTTCTATCATTTGTCTGCTGTTTTCTTTCATTTCTTCATCTAATTGACATAATACTTCATCTGCATAATCCCTTGCTCCGAGTCTTATTGCCTTAGCATCTCTTTGAGCTAAAGCTATTATATCCTGAGACTTCATTTTAGCTTCTTTTGTTATGTCATGGTTTTCTACTTGTTTTTTCATCATATCTACAGTTTGACCCTTTATATTATCGTACTCTTCCCTAGCTTCCTCAAGAATTCTTTCTTTTTCACTTAAAACCCATTGAGCTTTTTTAAATTCATCTGGCATGTAGTTTATTATTTGATCAATTACCTCTAGCATTTCTTTTTTATCTAGTACTATCTTTCCAGTAATGGGAACTTTTGATGCGCCATCTATTATTTCTTGAAGGTATTCTAATAATTGGATAACATCCATTTAAATCACTCCTATTTTTTAGCTTTTTCTAGTATCATAGATATTATTTCGTCTGGAACTAATCCTTTTATGCATCCACCAAATTTAGCTACTTGCCT
It includes:
- a CDS encoding elongator complex protein 3 — protein: MSKDYYIIPIFVPHEGCPHNCVFCNQDKITGEQEKVNAELVKNTIDEYLLTINNKEATIEVSFFGGTFTAIPVEKQRELLSVAKKYKESKLISKIRLSTRPDYIDVEILNTLKDYSVDIIELGIQSLDAEVLKGSGRGHSEEDAIKASKLIKDYGFTLGHQIMLGLPTDNFKKDIETTKKIIDMGPDICRIYPSLVIKDTPMELMYNKGVYKPYTLEEAIEVSKTIYMMLIENDINVIRIGLQPTENINKGKDIVAGPFHPAFRELVESDIWNDIIYEIIKEVKSEVTIQVPNKDLSKLYANKKVYFNKMKDRIESKSIIIKVNDDLKRGDFIIEFYENKKVLNLYSIIKK
- the rnc gene encoding ribonuclease III, with the protein product MKNYIENIKNIENQIDTIFNHKEYLLTAITHSSYANQFKNVEYNERLEFLGDSVLQLCITEYLFNNYKQKSEGDLTKLRSLIVCENSLYEIALMWGIGRHMRMSRGEELTGGRDRVSIQADCVEAVIAAVYLDKGIDYVTDFILKNFEEIINKAINQEIVLDYKTALQEKLQKDGEIEIDYELVKYEGPPHRRKFYTKVVINNKVMGEGDGYSKKESEQSSAKEALLKLEEIHE
- the acpP gene encoding acyl carrier protein, encoding MTFEQIKAIIADKLSVNENEINMESSFIEDLGADSLDIVELIMALEDEFDLEMADEDAEKMVTVKDVVDYIKEHIEE
- the plsX gene encoding phosphate acyltransferase PlsX; the encoded protein is MKVAVDGMGGDNSPRIVVEGSIQALKEFEDLQIIITGKQEEINKELSKYEYDKSKIIVVDATEVIDTNEHPVMAIRRKKDSSLVKALNLVKNNEADAIISAGSTGAFMAGSLFIVGRINGIDRPALAPIMPGKNGKFMVVDCGANVDCKPNNLVQFAHMGKIYFENVLGINNPSIGLVNIGEEEEKGNELTKATYKLLKNESINFIGNIEPRDVPLGNTDIVVCDGFVGNTILKMYEGVSSSIFDVLKSEIMSSTRTKIGGLLLKPVFKRFKTKFDYKEYGGAAFIGVKGICIKAHGSSDGKAFKNAIKQAIIFYDNKIIEKISDEIESLQ
- the rpmF gene encoding 50S ribosomal protein L32 → MGNPARKFSKGRRDSRRAQTFKLSAPGIVECPQCHEMKLGHRVCKNCGFYKGKEIVATEAK
- a CDS encoding YceD family protein, encoding MSVEIIELNKGKSFKKEVSFIYNKDTISYDGEDISFVRPIAVSGDISSSGDVITLIAKVETELELTCSRCLEKFNYPLNLNLNEKFSFDEEIEDENIIILNNDNLDITEVVENSIILTLPMKKLCSEDCKGLCQNCGTNLNNQNCDCDKDIIDPRLAKLKQLFSDD
- a CDS encoding acetate kinase, with the translated sequence MKVLVINCGSSSLKYQLIDMTNEESLAQGLVERIGIEGSILTQKVEGREKYIVKEPMNDHKVAISIVLNTLVNKESGVISSMDEINAVGHRVVHGGENYSKSVIIDETVMKELEECSKLAPLHNPPNIIGINACKELMPQTPMVVVFDTAFHQTMPQKAYMYALPYELYKENKIRKYGFHGTSHKYVSAVAAECMNKDLKDIKMITCHLGNGASIAAINEGVCVDTSMGFTPLAGIVMGTRCGDIDPAIVTYLIKEVGYSVEETNNILNKKSGVLGLSGVSSDFRDIENAVGEGSERAVLALDVFNYRVKQTIGSYAASINGLDCLVFTAGLGENSPETRQSICDGLQFLGVKIDKEKNNVRGKVTEISSADSKVKVFLIPTNEELMIARDTKELLNK
- the pta gene encoding phosphate acetyltransferase encodes the protein MEFMKNVWKSAKTDRKIIVLPEGDEDRTLIASEKINKEGLADVILVGSSDIIKAKAKVLGVDIEGIQIEDPETSSNTDKYAEEFYELRKNKGMTKEKALKIVKDPLYYGTMMVKMNDAHGMVSGAVHTTGDLLRPGLQIIKTAPGVSVVSSFFIMMVPNCNYGDDGMLIFSDCAVNPNPTADELASIAIATAETAKNLCKIEPKVAMLSFSTMGSAEHELVEKVRNATKIAKYRRPDLDIDGEMQLDAAIVPKVANQKAPNSKVAGNANVLIFPDLQSGNIGYKLVQRFGRAEAIGPISQGFAKPINDLSRGCSSEDIVNVVALTAVQAQTSK
- a CDS encoding nucleotidyltransferase yields the protein MKVAAIISEYNPLHNGHKLHIDKTKKDLNCDYLISIMSGNFVQRGLPSYIDKWNKSTVSVSNGIDLVIELPVIFSLSSAEFFAKGSAQILNSLGIVDYLSFGSEVGDVVPLKLIASILCNEPHEYKSLLKANLSYGLAFAKARSIALTEYITNNFPMYTLEFITKLLSSSNNILAIEYLKALYLLNSTIEPFTIKRLGSNYNDEGLNESFSSATSIRNHLETSDDLTLLKNHLPKSSYTLIESLIKTNYTFPKLEGMFPFIKYKALTDNNSLNKIPEASEGLHNKIYKSLWDSSSYEESFSKIKSKRYASTRINRLLCQYFIGFEDYSIDILRRSEPSYIRVLAFNHKGAELLKRIKNTSSLQIYTKLPKTLSPMLQLDLQSTRAYSVLNPSIRYNEDYLKSPIIIK
- the ylbJ gene encoding sporulation integral membrane protein YlbJ, producing MKLLLFITIILIVILLFYLLKSNRVNVLMTIVLTYFIISFILNPTLCIESSINGAKLFFTSLFPSLFPFIIITNILVAYDGVNIYSKFLGPLISRPLGLPSEASFPLIVSMLCGYPLGAKYSCELYDSGNINSSEFSKLISIASNSSPLFLIGSVGTSMVGNTRVGYLLLFSNYMSCIFMAIILKHKYKEPTSKFKFKTIKMSKHNNLGTVLKSSIENAITTTLNIGSYVVMFSVILAIIKNNVVFNIVLNKIYMISSLSKDSLSGIILGLIEVTNGCYLISKGDINYVLGLCFISFLCAFSGLAIIAQIHSFTHKYKEISIIKYVIRKAIQGIISFIITFVSLLFLNHKTLFTFSNKTPLTISFKSYIPILLLLFIYFSHYVSKKLFDVS
- a CDS encoding ATPase, with protein sequence MDVIQLLEYLQEIIDGASKVPITGKIVLDKKEMLEVIDQIINYMPDEFKKAQWVLSEKERILEEAREEYDNIKGQTVDMMKKQVENHDITKEAKMKSQDIIALAQRDAKAIRLGARDYADEVLCQLDEEMKENSRQMIENIKKDVEGFMKILSEDLSQNSSTIRENIKELRNIK